The following coding sequences are from one Microbacterium sp. SORGH_AS_0969 window:
- a CDS encoding PucR family transcriptional regulator — translation MPDSAVSPPSLRALLARGDLHLRLAVDESALPAGSVDHPVRWVHSSDLADPTPFLSEGLVLLTTGTQFASDDDYAAYVGRLRARGVRALGFGTEVVRDGIPSGLTDACLAAGMPLFEVPYRTPFIAVARAGAEAIAADAYARRSWSLAAQRAVSLAALRPDGLSATLAELSRQLDCWVGLFDAAGALRTAHPSGSLADSVVEGVAAEVETMLRRGTRAASTLRVDDVSVSVQTLGRGGNLRGALAIAADDLDHEARSVVTAVVAMAALALEQQDGLGRAIGTFRAGLVQALGSDDPGLARRAARDLFGPLPTAPVVVGLTPAALSRSTAMTEWLEMRAHERRGELFFGRGDDGLVIVVPAGATGLLAEIADRFETVVGCSVPSGYDGFSRAVTQARTARDRTATPGVADFTDTARAGLLAALGSEAARTVAAGALAPLQHYDAEQGSALLETLDSWLAHDCSHEATAQALGIHRHTVRARIAQAERVLGRDLSSFSARAELWAALRLAE, via the coding sequence ATGCCCGACTCCGCCGTCTCGCCGCCGAGCCTGCGCGCCCTCCTCGCGCGCGGCGATCTGCACCTGCGTCTCGCCGTGGACGAGTCGGCGCTCCCCGCCGGGAGCGTCGATCACCCGGTGCGGTGGGTGCACTCGAGCGACCTCGCCGATCCGACGCCGTTCCTCAGCGAGGGTCTCGTCCTCCTGACGACCGGGACGCAGTTCGCCTCCGACGACGACTACGCCGCCTACGTGGGGCGCCTGCGGGCGCGGGGCGTGCGCGCCCTCGGCTTCGGCACGGAGGTCGTGCGCGACGGCATCCCGTCCGGCCTGACCGACGCCTGTTTGGCGGCGGGGATGCCCCTGTTCGAGGTGCCCTACCGCACGCCCTTCATCGCGGTGGCCCGTGCCGGCGCCGAGGCGATCGCGGCCGACGCCTACGCCCGCCGCAGCTGGTCGCTCGCCGCCCAGCGTGCGGTCTCTCTCGCCGCGCTCCGCCCCGACGGGCTCTCGGCCACCCTCGCCGAGCTCTCGCGGCAGCTCGACTGCTGGGTCGGGCTCTTCGACGCCGCGGGGGCCCTGCGCACCGCGCACCCGTCGGGCTCGCTCGCCGACTCGGTTGTCGAGGGCGTCGCGGCCGAGGTCGAGACGATGCTCCGCCGCGGTACCCGCGCGGCCTCGACGCTGCGGGTCGACGACGTCTCGGTCAGCGTCCAGACGCTGGGACGCGGGGGGAACCTGCGCGGGGCTCTCGCGATCGCCGCGGACGACCTCGACCACGAGGCGCGCAGCGTCGTGACCGCGGTCGTCGCGATGGCGGCCCTCGCGCTCGAGCAGCAGGACGGCCTGGGCCGGGCGATCGGCACCTTCCGCGCCGGGCTCGTCCAGGCGCTCGGGAGCGACGACCCCGGGCTCGCGCGCCGCGCCGCCCGCGACCTCTTCGGGCCGCTGCCCACGGCCCCCGTCGTGGTCGGGCTCACCCCGGCGGCATTATCGCGCTCGACAGCGATGACGGAGTGGCTCGAGATGCGCGCGCACGAGCGCCGCGGCGAGCTCTTCTTCGGGCGCGGCGACGACGGGCTCGTCATCGTGGTCCCCGCGGGGGCGACGGGCCTTCTCGCCGAGATCGCCGACCGCTTCGAGACCGTCGTCGGCTGCTCCGTCCCGAGCGGATACGACGGATTCTCGCGCGCCGTGACGCAGGCCCGCACCGCCCGCGACCGGACCGCGACGCCGGGTGTCGCCGACTTCACCGACACCGCGCGCGCGGGTCTGCTCGCGGCCCTCGGTTCGGAGGCCGCCCGCACCGTCGCCGCCGGGGCACTCGCCCCCCTCCAGCACTACGACGCCGAGCAGGGATCGGCGCTGCTCGAGACGCTCGACTCCTGGCTCGCGCACGACTGCTCGCACGAGGCGACGGCCCAGGCGCTCGGCATCCATCGCCACACCGTGCGCGCGCGGATCGCCCAGGCCGAACGGGTGCTGGGCCGCGACCTGTCGTCGTTCTCGGCCCGCGCGGAGCTGTGGGCCGCGCTGCGGTTGGCGGAGTAG
- the gabT gene encoding 4-aminobutyrate--2-oxoglutarate transaminase, which translates to MSLDTLPTVGGPSLAQERRLVTAIPGPRSQELLDRKAAAVASGVGHTVPIHAVAAGGGVVVDADGNSLIDLGSGIAVTSVGNAHPAVVKAVQDQVAAFTHTCFMVSPYDSYVAVAEALNRLTPGDHAKKSALFNSGAEAVENAVKIARKHTGRQAVVAFDHAYHGRTNLTMALTAKNMPYKSGFGPFAAEVYRAPLSYPFRDGLSGPEAAAKAISLIEKQVGAENLAAVIIEPIQGEGGFIVPADGFLNAIVDWCRDNGVVFIADEVQSGFARTGAMFASELFGIVPDLVTTAKGIAGGLPLAAVTGRAEIMDATHTGGLGGTYGGNPIACAAALASIDAFENEGLIERAREIGTLLKARLHDLQAKDPRVGDVRGHGAMIAAEFVDPATGAPDAALTAAVAKAAIAEGVIVLTCGTYGNVIRFLPPLSIGDDLLNEGLDIVEAALARN; encoded by the coding sequence ATGAGCCTCGACACCCTCCCCACCGTCGGCGGTCCCTCGCTCGCCCAGGAGCGCCGCCTCGTCACCGCCATCCCCGGCCCCCGCTCGCAGGAGCTGCTCGACCGCAAGGCCGCCGCCGTGGCATCCGGGGTCGGGCACACCGTGCCCATCCACGCCGTCGCCGCGGGTGGGGGAGTGGTCGTCGACGCCGACGGCAACTCGCTGATCGACCTCGGCTCGGGCATCGCGGTCACGAGCGTCGGCAACGCGCACCCCGCCGTCGTGAAGGCCGTCCAGGACCAGGTCGCCGCCTTCACCCACACGTGCTTCATGGTCTCGCCCTACGACTCGTACGTCGCGGTCGCCGAGGCGCTCAACCGTCTCACCCCCGGTGACCACGCCAAGAAGAGCGCGCTGTTCAACTCGGGTGCCGAGGCCGTCGAGAACGCCGTGAAGATCGCGCGCAAGCACACCGGTCGTCAGGCCGTCGTCGCCTTCGACCACGCGTACCACGGCCGCACCAACCTCACGATGGCGCTGACCGCCAAGAACATGCCGTACAAGAGCGGCTTCGGCCCCTTCGCCGCCGAGGTGTACCGCGCGCCGCTGTCGTACCCCTTCCGCGACGGTCTCTCCGGCCCCGAGGCCGCCGCCAAGGCCATCAGCCTCATCGAGAAGCAGGTCGGCGCCGAGAACCTCGCCGCCGTCATCATCGAGCCCATCCAGGGCGAGGGCGGCTTCATCGTCCCGGCCGACGGGTTCCTCAATGCGATCGTCGACTGGTGCCGCGACAACGGCGTCGTCTTCATCGCCGACGAGGTCCAGTCGGGCTTCGCCCGCACGGGCGCGATGTTCGCCTCCGAGCTGTTCGGCATCGTCCCCGACCTCGTGACGACCGCCAAGGGCATCGCGGGCGGCCTTCCCCTCGCCGCCGTCACCGGCCGCGCCGAGATCATGGACGCCACCCACACGGGCGGACTCGGAGGAACCTACGGCGGCAACCCGATCGCGTGCGCCGCGGCTCTGGCATCCATCGACGCCTTCGAGAACGAGGGGCTCATCGAGCGCGCCCGGGAGATCGGCACCCTGCTCAAGGCACGCCTGCACGACCTGCAGGCGAAGGACCCGCGTGTCGGGGATGTCCGTGGGCACGGCGCGATGATCGCGGCCGAGTTCGTCGACCCGGCGACCGGCGCGCCCGACGCTGCGCTCACCGCGGCCGTGGCCAAGGCCGCGATCGCCGAGGGCGTCATCGTGCTCACGTGCGGGACTTACGGAAACGTCATCCGTTTCCTCCCGCCGCTGTCGATCGGCGACGATCTGCTGAACGAGGGTCTCGACATCGTCGAGGCCGCCCTGGCCCGCAACTGA
- a CDS encoding flavin monoamine oxidase family protein, producing the protein MDEITRDVVVIGAGAAGLTAANDLRKAGLSVAVLEARDRVGGRLWTDVIDGAMLELGGQWVSPDQTALIDTVADLGLETYSRYRDGDSVYVGPDGVAKRFTGEMFPVAPETERVIDEITARLDAMVAEIDPDRPWAHPKAAEWDKISWDAWLREQTDDDEAVRNLAFATGSAMLTKPTHTFSLLQSLLMASSAGSYSHLVDADFILDKRVTGGLQQVPELLAERLGDDVFLNQPVRRLIWGAETTTPERAADTATGRRVDDLRALTARVEAAKSSSAGVTAIADGITVRARFAVLALAPVLYSRISFEPPLPRLQHQMHQHISMGFVIKVHAVYETPFWRDKGLSGTAFSPYELSHEAYDNTNHGDERGTLVGFVSDQNADDLFRLSAEERKEKILESLSHYYGPEAKNPIVYYESDWGTEEWTRGAYAASFDMGGLHRYGADLREPVGPIHLACSDMAGAGYQHVDGAIRQGHRAADEILDRARG; encoded by the coding sequence ATGGACGAGATCACCCGTGACGTGGTCGTCATCGGAGCCGGCGCCGCCGGCCTGACCGCCGCGAACGACCTGCGCAAGGCCGGCCTCTCGGTCGCTGTCCTCGAAGCACGTGACCGCGTGGGCGGGCGCCTGTGGACCGACGTGATCGACGGCGCGATGCTCGAGCTGGGCGGCCAGTGGGTCTCGCCCGATCAGACGGCGCTCATCGACACGGTCGCCGACCTCGGCCTCGAGACCTACAGCCGCTACCGCGACGGCGACAGCGTCTACGTGGGTCCGGACGGCGTGGCCAAGCGCTTCACGGGCGAGATGTTCCCCGTCGCTCCCGAGACCGAGCGCGTCATCGACGAGATCACCGCCCGCCTGGACGCCATGGTCGCCGAGATCGACCCGGACCGTCCGTGGGCGCACCCGAAGGCCGCCGAGTGGGACAAGATCTCGTGGGACGCGTGGCTCCGCGAGCAGACCGACGACGACGAAGCGGTGCGCAACCTCGCGTTCGCGACGGGCTCGGCGATGCTGACCAAGCCCACGCACACCTTCTCGCTCCTGCAGTCGCTGTTGATGGCTTCGTCGGCGGGCTCGTACTCGCACCTCGTCGACGCCGACTTCATCCTCGACAAGCGCGTCACGGGCGGCCTCCAGCAGGTGCCCGAGCTGCTCGCCGAGCGCCTCGGCGACGACGTCTTCCTGAACCAGCCGGTGCGCCGGCTCATCTGGGGCGCCGAGACCACGACGCCGGAGCGCGCCGCGGACACGGCGACCGGTCGGCGCGTCGACGACCTTCGCGCCCTGACCGCGCGCGTCGAAGCGGCGAAGTCCTCATCCGCCGGCGTCACGGCGATCGCCGACGGGATCACCGTCCGTGCGCGCTTCGCCGTCCTGGCGCTCGCCCCCGTCCTGTACTCGCGCATCTCGTTCGAGCCCCCGCTCCCGCGTCTGCAGCACCAGATGCACCAGCACATCTCGATGGGCTTCGTCATCAAGGTGCACGCGGTCTACGAGACGCCGTTCTGGCGCGACAAGGGCCTGTCCGGCACCGCCTTCAGCCCCTATGAGCTGTCGCACGAGGCGTACGACAACACCAATCACGGCGACGAGCGCGGCACCCTCGTGGGCTTCGTGTCCGACCAGAACGCCGACGACCTCTTCCGTCTGAGCGCCGAGGAGCGCAAGGAGAAGATCCTCGAGTCGCTCTCGCACTACTACGGGCCCGAGGCCAAGAACCCGATCGTCTACTACGAGAGCGACTGGGGCACCGAGGAGTGGACCCGCGGTGCGTACGCCGCGAGCTTCGACATGGGCGGCCTCCACCGGTACGGCGCCGACCTGCGCGAGCCCGTCGGCCCGATCCACCTCGCCTGCAGCGACATGGCCGGAGCCGGTTACCAGCACGTCGACGGCGCGATCCGCCAGGGACACCGCGCCGCCGACGAGATCCTCGACCGAGCACGCGGATGA
- a CDS encoding universal stress protein — translation MSAAVVVGYTATDTGADALALGIRLARAIGAPLEIALVLPGDARSVITPPDAAYTRHIREQAESWLNDAARRIPDAVPHRTRIRHADSFAEGLVAFADEIGAGYIVVGAANGGLRGRHRLGTVASELLHSSDVPVVLAPEGSRLIDPALGISRVTAAIGSRPGADVLRDESVQLAAAASVPLRLLSLVTVDLPAGLETGAIRIAGAAHSEEVLAQARAELPADIAVEATVADGDSIEEAVRDLAWDPAELAIVGSSRLAQPRRLFLGSTAAKMLHELPVPLVVVPRSRADVPVQEGPRP, via the coding sequence ATGAGCGCCGCGGTCGTCGTCGGGTACACCGCGACCGATACCGGGGCCGACGCTCTCGCCCTCGGCATCCGCCTCGCCCGCGCGATCGGGGCACCGCTCGAGATCGCGCTGGTCCTGCCCGGCGACGCCCGCAGCGTCATCACCCCGCCGGACGCGGCCTACACCCGCCACATCCGCGAGCAGGCCGAGAGCTGGCTGAACGACGCGGCGCGTCGGATTCCGGATGCCGTGCCCCACCGCACCCGCATCCGTCACGCCGACTCTTTCGCCGAGGGTCTCGTGGCCTTCGCCGACGAGATCGGTGCGGGCTACATCGTGGTCGGTGCCGCGAACGGGGGACTCCGCGGCCGCCACCGTCTCGGGACCGTCGCGTCGGAGCTGCTGCACTCCTCCGACGTCCCCGTCGTCCTTGCTCCCGAGGGGTCTCGCCTCATCGACCCGGCGCTCGGCATCAGCCGGGTCACCGCCGCGATCGGCAGCCGACCCGGAGCCGACGTGCTGCGCGACGAGAGCGTGCAGCTCGCGGCAGCGGCATCCGTTCCCCTCCGTCTTCTCTCGCTCGTGACCGTCGATCTGCCCGCGGGGCTCGAGACGGGCGCGATCCGCATCGCGGGTGCCGCGCACTCCGAGGAGGTGCTGGCGCAGGCTCGCGCCGAGCTGCCCGCCGACATCGCGGTCGAGGCGACCGTCGCCGACGGCGACAGCATCGAAGAGGCGGTGCGCGATCTCGCGTGGGATCCCGCCGAGCTCGCGATCGTCGGCTCCAGCCGGCTCGCCCAGCCGCGACGCCTCTTCCTCGGCTCGACCGCGGCGAAGATGCTGCACGAACTCCCCGTTCCTCTCGTCGTCGTGCCACGAAGCCGTGCCGACGTTCCCGTCCAGGAAGGACCGCGGCCATGA
- a CDS encoding APC family permease, with protein MTAPAPATGSEAGGLSKKGLSAGTIGLIGAVVIGISCIAPAYTFTAAIGPTVGAVGVQVPAIILVGFIPMLLVAFGYRELNNRMPDSGTSFTWASRAFGPWIGWMAGWGLIAATIIVLSNLAGIAVDFLFLLISQLTGQPGIADLASNLGINIVVCLLFVLGATVVSYRDMQTTQKLQYVLVTFQVLVLVVFAVVAITHAVQGNAFDATPFSWEWFNPFAVSSFSAFAAGVSLSIFIFWGWDVTLTMNEETKDPEKTPGRAATITVITIVSLYLLLAVSMIMFAGIGDGEFGLGNPDIQDNAFFALAGPILGPFAAFVSLAVLTSSASSLQSTFVGPARTLLAMGHYGALPERFAKVSPRFFTPGYATIVSAVVAAGFYAVMRVVSVNVLSDTILTLGIMICFYYGLTAFACVWYFRKQWFDSVRNVFFTLLFPLVGGVILAVIFVTTLIDSMNPEYGSGSEIGGVGLVFILGMTIILLGVAIMVWQHVRRPAFFRGETLSIDAPASARRGRRAAARP; from the coding sequence ATGACCGCACCCGCACCCGCCACCGGCAGTGAGGCCGGCGGTCTGTCGAAGAAGGGCCTGAGCGCCGGCACGATCGGCCTCATCGGCGCCGTCGTCATCGGCATCTCGTGCATCGCTCCCGCGTACACGTTCACCGCCGCGATCGGTCCGACCGTGGGTGCGGTGGGCGTCCAGGTGCCGGCGATCATCCTCGTCGGCTTCATCCCGATGCTGCTCGTCGCCTTCGGCTACCGGGAGCTGAACAACCGGATGCCGGACTCCGGCACGTCCTTCACCTGGGCCTCGCGGGCCTTCGGGCCGTGGATCGGCTGGATGGCGGGATGGGGACTGATCGCCGCCACGATCATCGTGCTGTCGAACCTCGCGGGCATCGCCGTCGACTTCCTGTTCCTGCTGATCTCTCAACTCACCGGTCAGCCCGGCATCGCCGACCTCGCCTCGAACCTCGGCATCAACATCGTCGTGTGCCTGCTGTTCGTGCTCGGAGCCACCGTGGTGTCGTACCGCGACATGCAGACCACGCAGAAGCTGCAGTACGTCCTCGTGACCTTCCAGGTCCTCGTGCTCGTCGTCTTCGCGGTGGTGGCGATCACCCACGCGGTGCAGGGCAACGCCTTCGACGCCACGCCGTTCTCGTGGGAGTGGTTCAACCCGTTCGCGGTGTCGTCGTTCAGCGCTTTCGCGGCCGGGGTGTCGCTGTCGATCTTCATCTTCTGGGGGTGGGACGTGACGCTCACCATGAACGAGGAGACGAAGGACCCCGAGAAGACGCCCGGCCGCGCGGCCACCATCACCGTCATCACGATCGTCTCGCTGTACCTGCTGCTCGCGGTGTCGATGATCATGTTCGCCGGGATCGGCGACGGGGAGTTCGGACTCGGCAACCCCGACATCCAGGACAACGCCTTCTTCGCGCTCGCCGGCCCCATCCTGGGTCCCTTCGCGGCGTTCGTGTCGCTCGCGGTGCTGACCAGCTCGGCATCCTCGCTGCAGTCCACCTTCGTCGGCCCGGCCCGCACGCTCCTCGCGATGGGGCACTACGGCGCCCTGCCGGAGCGGTTCGCGAAGGTCAGCCCCCGCTTCTTCACGCCGGGATACGCCACGATCGTCTCGGCGGTCGTCGCCGCCGGGTTCTACGCCGTCATGCGGGTGGTCAGCGTCAACGTGCTCAGCGACACGATCCTCACGCTCGGCATCATGATCTGCTTCTACTACGGGCTCACCGCGTTCGCGTGCGTCTGGTACTTCCGCAAGCAATGGTTCGACTCGGTGCGCAACGTCTTCTTCACGCTGCTGTTCCCGCTCGTGGGCGGGGTGATCCTCGCGGTCATCTTCGTCACCACGCTGATCGACAGCATGAACCCCGAGTACGGCAGCGGTTCCGAGATCGGCGGCGTGGGACTCGTCTTCATCCTCGGAATGACCATCATCCTGCTGGGAGTGGCGATCATGGTCTGGCAGCATGTGCGCCGCCCGGCCTTCTTCCGGGGCGAGACCCTCTCGATCGACGCTCCGGCCAGCGCTCGCCGCGGTCGCCGCGCCGCCGCACGACCCTGA
- a CDS encoding NAD-dependent succinate-semialdehyde dehydrogenase, whose translation MSDYAVVNPATGETLAEYDTLSDAGVEAAIASAHDGFRVWSRTAPAERAEGLRRVAQLHRERRDDLAAIIVREMGKPLEAALGEVDFAADITEYYADNIDRITGDTPIDILGEGTAVIRRAGLGVLLGIMPWNFPYYQVARFAAPNLAVGNTILLKHAPQCPESAEALQLIYRDAGLPEGAYVNVRVSNDQAATIIADRRVQGVSVTGSERAGSAVAEIAGRHLKKVALELGGSDPFILLSTDDLDAAVQAAVDARLDNVGQSCNGAKRFIVVDDLYDAFLEKFTAALGEAKVGDPFAEDTVLGPLSSLAAAERLDEQVQRAVAQGAKIEVGGTRDGAFYPGTVLTGVTSDMDAYGEEFFGPVGTVYRVSGEDEAVALANDTSFGLGSYVFTTDADQAARVADRLEAGMVYVNLVLADSPELPFGGVKRSGTSRELGLLAADEFVNKKLIRTA comes from the coding sequence ATGAGCGATTACGCCGTCGTCAACCCGGCCACGGGCGAGACCCTCGCCGAGTACGACACCCTGTCCGACGCCGGAGTGGAAGCCGCGATCGCCTCGGCCCACGACGGGTTCCGCGTCTGGTCGCGGACCGCGCCCGCCGAGCGCGCCGAGGGGCTGCGCCGCGTCGCCCAGCTGCACCGCGAACGTCGCGACGACCTCGCCGCGATCATCGTGCGCGAGATGGGCAAGCCCCTCGAAGCCGCGCTCGGTGAGGTCGACTTCGCTGCCGACATCACGGAGTACTACGCCGACAACATCGACAGAATCACCGGCGACACCCCGATCGACATCCTCGGTGAGGGCACCGCGGTGATCCGCCGCGCGGGACTGGGAGTGCTCCTCGGCATCATGCCGTGGAACTTCCCGTACTACCAGGTGGCCCGCTTCGCCGCGCCGAACCTCGCGGTGGGCAACACCATCCTCCTCAAGCACGCACCCCAGTGCCCCGAGTCGGCCGAGGCCCTCCAGCTGATCTACCGCGACGCGGGGCTCCCCGAGGGGGCGTACGTCAACGTCCGCGTGAGCAACGACCAGGCGGCGACCATCATCGCGGACCGCCGCGTCCAGGGCGTCTCGGTCACCGGCTCCGAGCGGGCCGGGTCTGCGGTCGCCGAGATCGCCGGTCGCCACCTCAAGAAGGTCGCGCTCGAGCTCGGCGGCTCCGACCCGTTCATCCTGCTGTCCACAGACGATCTGGATGCCGCGGTCCAGGCCGCCGTGGATGCCCGCCTCGACAACGTGGGCCAGTCCTGCAACGGCGCCAAGCGCTTCATCGTCGTCGACGACCTGTACGACGCGTTCCTCGAGAAGTTCACCGCCGCCCTCGGCGAGGCGAAGGTCGGCGACCCGTTCGCCGAGGACACGGTTCTCGGCCCCCTCTCGTCGCTGGCCGCCGCGGAGCGCCTCGACGAGCAGGTCCAGCGTGCGGTCGCCCAGGGCGCGAAGATCGAGGTCGGTGGCACGCGCGACGGCGCCTTCTACCCGGGGACGGTCCTCACCGGCGTCACGAGCGACATGGACGCGTACGGCGAAGAGTTCTTCGGTCCGGTCGGCACGGTCTACCGCGTCTCGGGCGAAGACGAGGCGGTCGCCCTCGCCAACGACACGAGCTTCGGTCTCGGTTCCTACGTGTTCACGACGGATGCCGATCAGGCGGCGCGCGTGGCCGACCGGCTCGAGGCGGGCATGGTCTATGTCAACCTCGTGCTCGCCGACTCCCCGGAGCTCCCGTTCGGCGGAGTGAAGCGCAGCGGGACCTCGCGGGAGCTGGGTCTGCTGGCGGCTGACGAGTTCGTCAACAAGAAGCTCATCCGCACGGCCTGA
- a CDS encoding HSP90 family protein, with product MPSQTPAQQFQVDLRGVIDLLSRHIYSGPRVFLRELLQNAVDAIAARREVDGAGGRVRITPVSAASEEFVLRDDGVGLTPDDVADLLATVGRSSKRDMFDLPRSDFLGQFGIGMLSCFMVCDDIVIRSRSAHGADPVEWVGHADGTFEVGPGADDIPVGTSVHLRPRGDSRSLLSTATIVELAETFGRYLPVTVSVDLPSGGETTVTAPPPFLGDDREEQAAYGRELLGAEPLAVIPLSVPATQTRGLAFVLPFAPASTARQSTRVYLQRMLLTERAEDLLPDWAFFVRAVVDSAGLHPTASREALVDDDALEQTRTELGDAVRRWILDLALSDPLRLAQFVGVHEVALKSLVRHDDELARFIVPWLSVETNVGRLRIDDLVRRSSPVRYAETVEAFRQVVSVAPTGTTLVNGGYLYDDELIRLLPEVFPDVRVEAVDVADEIDRLAPPPLDQRAAVVALESRARDALATVEVVVRSFERPEAAALFVADPEVLRALDRGRARSAGGALWAGVLDRAERASTRGRDETRAAPSSRLCLNWTNPTVQRLAHAPEGRAFSAGVQVLYVQALLAGHHPLGTADRALMSSALADLVDLATSPALTPAAKPQPGDGGPTVSPRISPEGSA from the coding sequence ATGCCTTCGCAGACCCCCGCCCAGCAGTTCCAGGTCGATCTGCGCGGCGTGATCGACCTGTTGAGCCGCCACATCTACTCGGGTCCCCGCGTGTTCCTCCGAGAGCTCCTGCAGAACGCCGTCGACGCGATCGCCGCACGCCGAGAGGTCGACGGGGCGGGCGGGCGCGTCCGCATCACGCCGGTCAGCGCGGCATCCGAAGAATTCGTCCTGCGCGACGACGGGGTCGGTCTGACCCCCGACGACGTGGCGGATCTGCTCGCGACCGTCGGCCGCAGCTCCAAGCGCGACATGTTCGACCTGCCGCGCTCCGACTTCCTCGGGCAGTTCGGCATCGGGATGCTGTCGTGCTTCATGGTGTGCGACGACATCGTCATCCGTTCGCGCAGCGCGCACGGCGCGGATCCGGTCGAGTGGGTCGGTCACGCCGACGGCACCTTCGAGGTCGGCCCCGGCGCCGATGACATCCCCGTGGGAACGAGCGTGCACCTGCGACCGCGCGGCGACAGCCGCTCGCTGCTGAGCACGGCGACCATCGTCGAGCTCGCCGAGACGTTCGGCCGCTATCTTCCCGTGACGGTGAGCGTCGACCTCCCTTCGGGCGGCGAGACGACCGTCACGGCGCCTCCCCCGTTCCTCGGCGACGACCGCGAGGAACAGGCGGCATATGGCCGAGAGCTCCTCGGCGCCGAGCCGCTCGCGGTCATCCCCCTGTCGGTGCCCGCCACGCAGACGCGCGGCTTGGCGTTCGTGCTGCCGTTCGCCCCGGCATCCACCGCCCGCCAGAGCACACGCGTCTACCTCCAGCGCATGCTGCTCACCGAGAGGGCCGAGGATCTGCTGCCGGACTGGGCGTTCTTCGTGCGGGCCGTCGTCGATTCGGCGGGCCTTCACCCCACCGCGAGCCGCGAGGCCCTCGTCGACGACGACGCGCTCGAGCAGACGCGGACCGAGCTGGGGGATGCCGTGCGCCGGTGGATCCTCGACCTCGCGCTGAGCGATCCCCTGCGTCTGGCGCAGTTCGTCGGCGTGCACGAAGTGGCCCTGAAATCGCTCGTGCGTCACGACGACGAGCTGGCGCGCTTCATCGTGCCGTGGCTGTCGGTCGAGACGAACGTCGGGCGACTGCGCATCGACGACCTCGTGCGGCGTTCCTCCCCCGTCCGCTACGCGGAGACGGTCGAGGCCTTCCGGCAGGTCGTGAGCGTCGCGCCCACGGGGACGACGCTCGTGAACGGCGGCTACCTCTACGACGACGAGTTGATCCGGCTGCTTCCCGAGGTGTTCCCCGACGTGCGTGTCGAAGCCGTCGACGTGGCCGACGAGATCGATCGGCTCGCTCCCCCGCCGCTGGACCAGCGCGCCGCCGTGGTCGCGCTCGAGAGCCGCGCGCGGGACGCGCTCGCGACCGTGGAGGTCGTCGTGCGTTCCTTCGAGCGGCCCGAAGCCGCCGCGCTCTTCGTCGCCGACCCCGAGGTGTTGCGCGCGCTCGATCGCGGCCGGGCCCGCAGCGCAGGCGGGGCACTGTGGGCGGGCGTCCTCGATCGAGCCGAGCGCGCCAGCACGCGCGGACGAGACGAGACGCGGGCCGCCCCATCGTCGCGCCTGTGCCTGAACTGGACCAACCCGACCGTGCAGCGTCTCGCGCACGCTCCCGAGGGCCGGGCGTTCAGCGCCGGCGTGCAGGTGCTGTACGTGCAGGCGCTGCTCGCCGGGCATCATCCCCTCGGCACCGCGGATCGCGCGTTGATGTCGTCGGCTCTGGCCGACCTCGTCGACCTCGCCACCTCGCCGGCCCTCACGCCCGCCGCGAAGCCGCAGCCCGGCGACGGCGGCCCGACCGTCTCACCCCGCATCTCTCCGGAAGGATCCGCATGA
- the secE gene encoding preprotein translocase subunit SecE: MTQDEAKGEVVADRGAPREKKLNFFARIALFIRQVFTELRKVVTPTRQELIKFTLVVLGFVVVMMALVYGLDLLFVWLTSAVFGVPSTAGA, from the coding sequence ATGACGCAGGACGAGGCGAAGGGCGAGGTCGTCGCTGACCGCGGCGCGCCCCGCGAGAAGAAGCTCAACTTCTTCGCGCGGATCGCTCTTTTCATCCGTCAGGTCTTCACGGAGCTGCGCAAGGTCGTCACGCCCACGCGGCAGGAGCTGATCAAGTTCACCCTCGTGGTCCTCGGGTTCGTCGTCGTGATGATGGCGCTCGTGTACGGCCTCGACCTGCTGTTCGTGTGGCTGACCAGCGCCGTCTTCGGCGTCCCGAGCACCGCCGGCGCCTGA